DNA sequence from the Thermanaerothrix sp. genome:
TTTGCCGCCGCCGGCGGTTTTAAGCCGCCAAGAGGAACGCTTAGAAGCCTCCCATCACGATGCCCAGCACCAGCACCGCCACGGAGGTCAGCACGAAGACGTACTTGGCGTGGAAGCTCCACCAGGCCCCGAGCTTCTTGCGGGCCCCCATGTTAACCTCCTGCCTGGCCCGGTCGGCGCCGTAGAACCAGAAGAACACCACTGCGGAGAGCACCGCCCCGAAGGGGACCACGTAGGTGGTCACGGTATCGGCGAAGGTCCCGAAGAGGTCGAGGTTCACCGCCATGGGGACCCCCAGCAGGAACCCCGCGGCCGCCACCGCCATGGAGCTGGCCTTCCTGGAAAGGCCGAACCCGTCCATGACCGCCTCCACCGGAACCTCCATGAGGTTTATGGCGGAGGAGATGGCGGCGAAGAGCACGCACAGGAAGAACAGGATGCCGAAAACGTAGCCCCCGGGCATGGAGCCGAAGATGTGGGGCACGGTTATGAAGAGCAGGGACGGCCCGGCGTTCACGTCAAGGCCGAAGGCGAAGGCAGCGGGGATGGTCACCAAGGCGGACAGGATGGAGGCCACGGTGGTCCAGAAGGCGGTGTTCATAGCCGATGAGGGTATGTCCTCCCCGTCCTTGAGGTAGCTGCCGTAGACCAGCATGGCGGCCCCGCCGAGGCACACGGTGAAGAAGGCCATGCCCAGGGCCATCACCCAGGTCTTGGGATCCATGAGGTGGTGCCACTTGGGGAGCAGCAGGAACTCAACCCCCTTCATGGCCCCAGGGAGCGTGAGGGACCTCGCCATCAAAGCCAGCAATATCAGGAAGAGGGCGGGCATCATGACCTTGTTGGAGCTCTCTATGCCCCCCTGAACCCCCCGGGCTATTATGAGCATGGTGAGGACCATGGCAGCCAGGTGCCACAACACGCTCTCCCAGCTGCCCGCAAAGGCCTGGAAGTAGGCGGCGGGGTCCATGCGGGAGAAGGCCCCCATCACGGACAGGACCAGATACTTGAGCACCCATCCACAGACTATGAGGTAGAAGACGAACACCCCGCTAACCCCAAGCACCGGGATGAGCCCCAGGGCCCCGCCGAAGCGGAACCCCCTTTCCGAAAGGACCTTGCCGAAGGCCCTCACGGCCCCCGCCTTCTGGCTCCTGCCAAAGGCGAACTCCCCCATAAGGCCCGTGACCGCAAGGCCAAAGGTGAAAGCCAGGTACGGTATCAGAAACGCCGCCCCGCCAAAGGCCCCAAGCCTCCAGGGGAAAAGCCATATGCTCCCAAGCCCCATGGCGGCGCCCACGCAGGCCAACACGAACCCCAACTTGCTCGAAAAGGTCTCCCTTCCCTCCACTGCGCATCCTCCTTCCAAAATCAACGACAAAAAGCCCAAACGACCCCGCTAAAGATACTATATTGATACAAAAAATCTTCAAGTATGAAAGTTTTATTCGAACTTTGTTTTTAGATATGAACGATTATTCCGCGCCCAAGGCGGACGGTTACGACGGGGCAGCACAGAGGGGGTCGGCGTTTTGAAGCTTTCGAAGAGTATAAGGGGGCGATGCAAGATGAGGGCTCTGGGCAAAAACGCAAAAGGTAAAAAAGGCAAAAAGGAGGGATGGCGCCGCAAAAGACGGCGGCAGGGACTAAAAAACCGCTTCCCCGCGAAGACCCGCGAGGAAGCGGCAAGTTAACTTACTGGTGGAGCTGGGGGGAGTTGAACCCCCGACCTCTTCCATGCCAAGGAAGCGCGCTCCCGCTGCGCCACAGCCCCAGTCACAACGTGAGAGATTATATTAGCCCCCGCGAAAGCTGTCAATACTCAGGGACAAAGGAGTTCCTGCGGCCCTTACTCCTCTCCCGCCGCAAGGCGCGGGGTGATTATGGCGGGGTTGTCCACCATGGCGAGGTAACGGAACTTGCCGTTCTTCACCACCTGCACCTGGACGGGCTTTATGACCTCCCCTTCCTTGTCGAAGCCCCTTATGATGCCAGTAAGGCCGTTGTAGTTGGCGGTCTCCGCCATGGCGTTCCTCACCGCCTTGCGGTCCGTGGAACCCGCCCGCTTGATGGAGTCCACCAACACCCTGAAGGCGTCGTAACCGGAGGCGCCAACCATGTCGGGCTCGGTCTTGTAGCGCTTCCGGTATTCCTTTAGGAACTTCTGCACCACCGGCCGCGGGTCGTCCCGGTTCAGGTTGGTGACTATGACGAAGCCCTCCGCCGCCTTGCCGGCTATCTCGATGGTCTTGGGCGAGTCCGCCCCCTCCTCGCCCAAGAACTTGGCGGTTATGCCCATCTCCCGGGCCTGCTTGAGCATGGGGCCGGTCTGGAAGTAGTAGCCGCTGGCGAAGACCACGTCCGCGTTGGCCTCCTTCACCTTGGCAAGATAAGCCTTGAAGTCCTTCTCGCTCATGGGATAGGTGAGGGACAGCACCAGCTGGGCGTCGCTGGGGTTACGCTTCATGTACTTCTTGAACCCCTCCGCCAGGGTCCTTCCGAAATCGTTGTCGCTGGTTATTATGGCGATCCTCTTGCCCTTCAGGATCTTCACCGCCGTGTAAGCCGCCGCCTGTCCCTCCACGGCCCCCAGGAAGCCGTTGCGGAACGTGTAGTCCCCCTTGGTCACGTCGGGGTGTATGGCGTAGGCGGCTATGAAGGGTATCTCCTCGTCGTCGAAGATGGGAGCCACCGCCCGGGAGGGCATGCTATAGGAACCACCCACAACCCCCACCACCCGGTCCTGCTTGATCAACTTCTGGGCCAGGGGAACCGCCTGCTTGGGATCCGCCGCGTCATCGTAGTAAACCAGCTGGACCTTGCGCCCCAGGACCCCTCCCGCCGCGTTTACCTCCTCCACCGCCAGCTTAACGGAGTTGAGCATGCTCTCCCCGTCCGCGGCGGCGAAGCCCGTTATGGGGGCAAGAAGCCCTATCTTGATGGGCTCCGCCCCAAAGGCCCCAAGGGAAAGCAACAACGACAGCCCCAAAGCCGCCACCACGACCAAAAAGCCCCTTCTCATCTTCATCCTACCAACACCTCCTTTGACGTTATGGGTCCTCGCCAAGCAAGGCCCGTCAAACCCCAAGGTAAGCCTCCCTCACCCGCTGATCCGCCAGAAGGTCCGACGCGGCGCCGTGTAGCTCTATGCGGCCCGTCTGAAGGATGTACCCCCGGTGGGATATGCCAAGGGACGCCAGGGCGTTCTGCTCCACCAGCAGTATGGTCATCCCCTCGGAACCGTTGAGCTCCTTCAACACCTCAAAAACCCGGTCCACCAGCTTGGGCATGAGCCCCATGGAGACCTCGTCCACTAAAAGAAGCTTTGGGTCCGACGCCAAGGCCCTTCCTATGGCCAGCTGCTGCTGCTCCCCGCCGGACAGGGTCACCGCCAGCTGGTTCATCCTTTCCCTCAAGACCGGGAACAGCTCGTATATCCAATCCATCCGCTCCGCCAAGGCCCGGTCCTTCTTCATCCCGTAGGCCCCCATACGCAGGTTCTCCTCCACCGTAAGCTGGGGGAACACCCTGGCCCGCTCGGGCACCATCCTGATCCCAAGCCGGGCCCTTTCATGGGGAGCCATGAAGGTGATGT
Encoded proteins:
- a CDS encoding ABC transporter substrate-binding protein; the protein is MKMRRGFLVVVAALGLSLLLSLGAFGAEPIKIGLLAPITGFAAADGESMLNSVKLAVEEVNAAGGVLGRKVQLVYYDDAADPKQAVPLAQKLIKQDRVVGVVGGSYSMPSRAVAPIFDDEEIPFIAAYAIHPDVTKGDYTFRNGFLGAVEGQAAAYTAVKILKGKRIAIITSDNDFGRTLAEGFKKYMKRNPSDAQLVLSLTYPMSEKDFKAYLAKVKEANADVVFASGYYFQTGPMLKQAREMGITAKFLGEEGADSPKTIEIAGKAAEGFVIVTNLNRDDPRPVVQKFLKEYRKRYKTEPDMVGASGYDAFRVLVDSIKRAGSTDRKAVRNAMAETANYNGLTGIIRGFDKEGEVIKPVQVQVVKNGKFRYLAMVDNPAIITPRLAAGEE
- a CDS encoding sodium-dependent transporter, with translation MEGRETFSSKLGFVLACVGAAMGLGSIWLFPWRLGAFGGAAFLIPYLAFTFGLAVTGLMGEFAFGRSQKAGAVRAFGKVLSERGFRFGGALGLIPVLGVSGVFVFYLIVCGWVLKYLVLSVMGAFSRMDPAAYFQAFAGSWESVLWHLAAMVLTMLIIARGVQGGIESSNKVMMPALFLILLALMARSLTLPGAMKGVEFLLLPKWHHLMDPKTWVMALGMAFFTVCLGGAAMLVYGSYLKDGEDIPSSAMNTAFWTTVASILSALVTIPAAFAFGLDVNAGPSLLFITVPHIFGSMPGGYVFGILFFLCVLFAAISSAINLMEVPVEAVMDGFGLSRKASSMAVAAAGFLLGVPMAVNLDLFGTFADTVTTYVVPFGAVLSAVVFFWFYGADRARQEVNMGARKKLGAWWSFHAKYVFVLTSVAVLVLGIVMGGF
- a CDS encoding ABC transporter ATP-binding protein, producing MLLEVKDLRVSYGDFEAVHQVSFSVDQGELVSVIGANGAGKTTVLRAVMGLTMPKGGSISFMGRDITFMAPHERARLGIRMVPERARVFPQLTVEENLRMGAYGMKKDRALAERMDWIYELFPVLRERMNQLAVTLSGGEQQQLAIGRALASDPKLLLVDEVSMGLMPKLVDRVFEVLKELNGSEGMTILLVEQNALASLGISHRGYILQTGRIELHGAASDLLADQRVREAYLGV